A genomic segment from Nicotiana tabacum cultivar K326 chromosome 9, ASM71507v2, whole genome shotgun sequence encodes:
- the LOC107830292 gene encoding blue copper protein-like — translation MASSSSIKLVCIFFILSIVVPSFAKEYVVGGRKGWSPGVDYHHWAYGKSFGVGDVLRFIYHPKLTDVASVDIASYALCDSVKTYTKDNSGRTSITLDKSGAYYFISTNQTRCSSGLKLELHVV, via the exons ATGGCCAGTTCTAGTAGTATTAAACTTGTGTGCATTTTCTTCATTCTGAGTATTGTTGTGCCAAGCTTTGCGAAAGAGTACGTGGTTGGAGGCAGAAAAGGATGGAGTCCAGGCGTTGATTATCATCATTGGGCTTATGGGAAAAGCTTTGGCGTTGGAGATGTTCTTC GTTTCATCTACCACCCAAAATTGACAGATGTGGCTTCAGTGGATATTGCAAGCTACGCACTTTGCGATAGTGTCAAAACTTACACAAAAGATAACAGTGGGCGCACATCAATTACTCTTGACAAATCTGGGGCTTACTACTTCATCTCTACAAACCAGACACGCTGCTCTTCAGGTCTCAAGCTAGAGTTGCACGTTGTTTGA